A single genomic interval of Spinacia oleracea cultivar Varoflay chromosome 6, BTI_SOV_V1, whole genome shotgun sequence harbors:
- the LOC110798445 gene encoding uncharacterized protein yields MDMEESVNLKDISHAPPKNTVTTSLQRKFTKNTVTDIFTKNLGCLVGYAVGLLVNTLNYYLEEMDNGTKEWWMAAKWSEEYERGINEYIKRAFYIKEIPTLDADELSNQDDLDDDLVGLLHDARDAFREGPNDEAKKFFQLLEGDQEELYPGCKTHSKLSFMIRLLIIKCDHKLTNGAYADIADLVRKAFPDAKLPKSFNEANSALKVLGLNYTKIDACPNDCMLYWEEHANSTSCHVCDTPRWKSNDTENDTPLENGKVHRIPKKILRYFPIKRRLQRLFMCQETASNMPWHTSGRENDHHLHHPVDGKAWKEFDSLYPKFSEDPRNVRLGLATDGFSPFNSMSIAHSTWPVILINYNLPPWMIMKPEFLMIALLIPGPSSPGNDIDIYLQPLIKDLKELWEFGLETYDSSSNQRFDMRAALMTTVSDFPAYAMLSGWSTKGYFACPDCHYDTDSERLDFSKKNCYRATRRFLDPAHPWRYNKRNFDGVIEERSEPIPLKGADVEYMLRDFPNEFGKKQKKTRGDEDDPVPWRKISILFQLPYWKHCSNRHNLDVMHIEKNVFDNVLGTLLDIPGKTRDHESARRDLVKMNIMPELQPKLVDGREVFPRSHFWMSLEQKRKFCRVIKNAKLPQGYASNISRCVQVEDRKITGYKSHDAHFMMNYLLPIAVKTTLPKDVATLLIRLCGFFKGIWSKTIDPQHLDRLHSEIVEALCMLERIFPPAFFDIMVHLPVHLVKQIKLGGPVSSNCMYGIERYLHELKFDVRNKGRSEGSMAEGYQAKECIAFIARHLKRSNISTHDVNECTVSQSFLPKIGRPIEGKGRTSKKKHCGHMIDRMTWAQAHRYVLFNCDCEDVERYINEHKMCVSSKRKRKWNSAQDHNKDFIDWFREKVELEVEEGQEIISDHLIWLSKGPSYVAKKHTCYSFNGYRFHTMKRDAKCVTQNSGVTLTAITHSFASSKDQNPVVGDVNYYGSIQD; encoded by the exons ATGGACATGGAGGAAAGTGTAAACTTGAAAGATATTAGCCACGCACCACCAAAGAATACCGTTACCACCAGTTTACAAAGAAAGTTTACAAAGAATACCGTTACCGATATTTTTACAAAGAATCTAGGATGTCTTGTTGGGTATGCTGTTGGTTTGTT AGTAAACACACTTAATTATTACCTTGAGGAAATGGATAATGGAACTAAGGAGTGGTGGATGGCTGCCAAATGGAGTGAAGAATATGAACGAGGAATAAACGAATATATTAAAAGGGCCTTTTATATCAA AGAAATACCTACTTTGGATGCTGATGAATTGTCGAACCAAgatgatttggatgatgatcTAGTAGGGTTGTTACATGATGCACGTGATGCTTTTAGAGAGGGGCCGAATGATGAGGCAAAAAAGTTTTTCCAGTTACTTGAAGGAGATCAGGAGGAATTGTATCCCGGGTGCAAGACGCATTCAAAACTTTCCTTTATGATCAGACTACTTATTATAAAGTGTGATCATAAGTTGACCAATGGTGCGTATGCTGATATAGCAGACCTTGTAAGGAAGGCGTTCCCTGATGCAAAATTGCCCAAGTCTTTTAATGAAGCGAATAGTGCTTTAAAGGTGTTGGGGTTGAATTATACTAAGATAGATGCATGCCCCAATGATTGCATGTTGTACTGGGAAGAGCATGCGAATTCCACAAGTTGCCATGTTTGTGATACGCCAAGATGGAAGTCGAATGATACAGAGAACGACACACCACTTGAAAATGGAAAAGTCCATAGGATTCCCAAAAAGATCCTTAGGTACTTTCCAATAAAAAGAAGGTTGCAAAGGCTATTTATGTGCCAAGAGACTGCAAGCAACATGCCATGGCATACTAGTGGGCGAGAAAATGATCATCATTTACATCATCCAGTAGACGGAAAAGCTTGGAAGGAGTTTGATTCTTTGTATCCAAAGTTTTCCGAGGATCCGCGCAATGTGAGGTTGGGTCTAGCTACTGATGGATTTAGTCCATTCAATTCAATGAGCATTGCACATAGTACATGGCCAGTTATATTGATCAATTATAACTTGCCTCCATGGATGATTATGAAGCCAGAGTTTTTGATGATAGCTTTACTTATCCCTGGCCCTTCTTCCCCTGGTAATGATATTGACATTTATTTGCAGCCACTAATAAAGGATCTAAAGGAATTGTGGGAGTTTGGTTTGGAAACTTATGATTCTTCAAGCAATCAAAGGTTTGACATGCGTGCAGCTTTGATGACCACCGTTAGTGATTTTCCAGCTTATGCAATGTTGTCCGGGTGGAGCACAAAAGGATATTTTGCATGCCCTGATTGTCACTATGACACTGATTCTGAGAGATTGGATTTTAGCAAAAAGAATTGTTATAGGGCAACTCGTAGATTTCTTGATCCAGCTCACCCTTGGCGTTATAATAAGAGGAATTTTGACGGAGTGATTGAGGAAAGAAGCGAGCCTATTCCTTTGAAAGGAGCCGATGTTGAGTATATGTTGCGTGATTTTCCAAATGAATTTGGAAAGAAGCAAAAGAAAACGAGGGGCGATGAGGATGATCCAGTTCCATGGAGAAAGATATCCATACTTTTTCAGTTGCCATATTGGAAGCATTGTTCCAATCGCCATAATCTCGAcgtaatgcatattgagaaaaatgtgtttgATAATGTTCTTGGGACATTATTAGATATACCTGGGAAGACTAGAGATCATGAAAGTGCTCGTCGAGATTTGGTAAAAATGAATATCATGCCGGAGCTTCAACCAAAGTTGGTAGATGGTAGAGAAGTATTCCCAAGATCTCACTTCTGGATGTCATTGGAACAAAAACGCAAGTTCTGCCGAGTCATAAAAAATGCTAAGTTACCACAAGGCTATGCTTCTAATATTTCTCGATGTGTGCAAGTCGAAGATCGGAAAATCACAGGCTACAAGAGCCATGATGCTCATTTTATGATGAATTACTTGCTCCCTATTGCCGTGAAAACAACATTACCCAAAGACGTTGCTACACTGTTGATAAGACTTTGTGGTTTCTTCAAAGGCATATGGAGTAAAACTATTGATCCTCAACATCTCGACAGACTCCATTCTGAGATAGTTGAAGCACTTTGCATGCTTGAGCGGATTTTCCCACCTGCCTTTTTTGACATAATGGTGCATTTACCTGTACATTTGGTGAAGCAAATTAAGTTGGGCGGACCTGTTAGTTCAAATTGTATGTATGGAATTGAGAGGTATCTTCATGAGTTAAAGTTTGATGTTCGAAACAAGGGTCGTTCAGAAGGCTCAATGGCAGAAGGTTACCAAGCTAAAGAATGTATTGCCTTCATTGCTAGACATTTGAAACGATCAAACATATCCACACATGATGTCAATGAGTGCACTGTCTCACAATCATTTTTACCTAAGATAGGACGTCCTATCGAAGGAAAGGGAAGGACCTCAAAGAAAAAGCATTGTGGACACATGATTGATCGAATGACATGGGCACAAGCACATCGTTATGTCTTATTCAACTGCGATTGTGAGGATGTTGAGAGATACATAAA TGAACACAAGATGTGTGTAAGCAGTAAACGAAAGAGGAAATGGAATAGTGCACAAGACCATAACAAGGATTTTATTGATTGGTTTAGGGAAAAAGTTGAGTTGGAAGTTGAAGAAGGTCAAGAAATTATCTCGGACCATCTCATATGGTTATCTAAAGGACCTTCTTATGTGGCCAAAAAGCATACATGTTACTCTTTTAATGGATATAGATTCCATACAATGAAGCGAGATGCAAAGTGTGTAACTCAAAATAGTGGAGTCACTCTCACAGCAATAACACATAGCTTTGCGAGTTCCAAAGATCAAAATCCTGTAGTGGGAGACGTCAATTATTATGGTTCAATCCAAGACTAA